In Apium graveolens cultivar Ventura chromosome 10, ASM990537v1, whole genome shotgun sequence, the following are encoded in one genomic region:
- the LOC141691688 gene encoding uncharacterized protein LOC141691688 has product MQTIPGVGTFNVGDLKRLFNHLEGRVTTTVEIPSPFSVAVREAQLSAGYRNTTSDLRFHGNSDPVEFLGHFNIEMDVYQVPDLARCRLLVATFKESAQQWFQKLGPGVITSWDQMKTPFLTKFQVAVRYAPSVTTLSNVRQRENESLTSYFKRFNAESTSVRGASDEALKSFLIAGLRVSSDFWKHLQGKDLATLADIFALAESFKAIEQSLAEVQPTLHASQRNKARKRDRSPNPRYRRGSLSPDRVNTANTRRVWSPPSNYDYRTSRYTPLVASIEHIFEVNKNKGLFRKPEALS; this is encoded by the coding sequence ATGCAGACTATTCCGGGTGTGGGGACTTTCAATGTGGGAGATCTAAAAAGGCTGTTTAACCATCTGGAAGGCAGAGTGACGACCACAGTTGAAATCCCTTCCCCGTTCTCGGTGGCGGTGAGAGAGGCACAGTTGTCGGCCGGGTATCGCAACACTACTAGCGATCTCCGTTTCCACGGAAACTCTGATCCTGTGGAATTCCTGGGTCATTTTAATATAGAGATGGATGTGTACCAAGTCCCGGACTTGGCTCGATGCCGGCTCTTGGTGGCAACCTTTAAAGAAAGCGCCCAACAGTGGTTTCAAAAGCTCGGACCAGGAGTGATCACTTCCTGGGATCAGATGAAAACTCCGTTCTTGACCAAGTTCCAAGTTGCGGTAAGATATGCGCCCTCAGTCACAACCCTTTCCAATGTTAGGCAAAGGGAAAATGAAAGCTTGACGTCGTACTTCAAAAGGTTCAACGCTGAATCTACCAGCGTGAGGGGGGCATCAGACGAAGCCCTGAAAAGCTTTTTGATCGCAGGATTAAGGGTTAGTTCGGATTTTTGGAAGCACTTACAAGGAAAAGACCTAGCTACTCTAGCAGATATATTTGCTTTGGCAGAATCATTTAAAGCCATAGAACAATCTCTGGCAGAGGTACAACCGACTTTGCATGCAAGTCAGAGAAACAAAGCAAGGAAGAGAGATAGGTCTCCAAACCCAAGGTACAGAAGGGGTAGTCTGAGCCCAGACCGGGTGAATACCGCGAACACGAGGAGGGTATGGAGCCCTCCCTCAAACTATGACTACAGAACAAGCCGGTACACGCCTTTGGTCGCATCTATCGAGCATATCTTCGAGGTAAACAAAAACAAAGGGCTATTTAGAAAACCTGAAGCTTTATCATGA
- the LOC141689746 gene encoding autophagy-related protein 18a-like, translating into MTTLSPSPWPNQPDITDSPLNPPPPIPNPNPNSTPPTDVVDTPNPNSTNSDQIPPPNLLHVTFNQDYGCFSSGTDRGFRIYNCDPFRELFRRDFDTGGGIGIVEMLFRCNILALVGGGTDPQYPVNKVMIWDDHQSRCIGELTFRSEVRGVRLRRDSIVVVLEKKVLVYNFADLKLLHQVETFENPKGLCEVSQGSGSFVMVCFGLRKGEVRVEHYVTKRTKFILAHDSRIACLKLSQDGVLLATASTKGTLVRIFNTYDGTLLQEVRRGVDRAEIYSLAFSSTAQWLAVSSDKGTVHVFSLKTHSQNEGTDNLDNNSNPKLAVTSPGSPLSFIKGVLPKYFNSEWSVAQYRLIEGSQYIVAFGHQKNTVVILGLDGSFYRCKFDPATSGEMTQLEYHNFLKPEEAF; encoded by the exons ATGACTACTCTCTCCCCGTCTCCCTGGCCCAACCAACCCGACATCACCGATTCCCCTCTTAACCCTCCTCCCCCAATtccaaaccctaaccctaattcaaCTCCCCCAACAGACGTCGTCGACACTCCAAACCCTAATTCCACCAATTCCGATCAAATTCCACCTCCAAATCTCCTCCACGTCACCTTCAACCAAGACTACGGCTGTTTCTCAAGCGGGACAGACCGCGGCTTCCGTATTTACAATTGCGACCCATTTCGCGAGCTTTTTCGACGCGATTTCGATACCGGAGGCGGTATAGGTATCGTAGAAATGCTATTCCGGTGTAATATTCTCGCGTTAGTCGGTGGAGGTACTGATCCTCAGTATCCAGTTAATAAAGTGATGATTTGGGATGATCATCAAAGTCGATGTATCGGAGAGTTAACATTTAGGTCTGAAGTACGTGGCGTGAGATTACGAAGAGATAGTATTGTGGTGGTTCTTGAGAAGAAGGTTTTGGTGTACAATTTCGCGGATTTGAAGTTGTTACATCAGGTTGAGACTTTCGAGAATCCAAAAGGGTTGTGTGAGGTTTCACAAGGGAGTGGTTCGTTTGTGATGGTATGTTTTGGGTTACGGAAAGGGGAGGTGAGGGTGGAGCATTATGTGACGAAAAGGACTAAGTTTATTTTGGCTCATGATTCGAGGATTGCGTGTTTGAAGCTTTCGCAGGACGGGGTGTTGTTAGCTACTGCTAGTACTAAAGGGACGTTGGTGCGGATTTTTAATACTTATGATGGGACTTTGTTGCAGGAG GTGAGGAGGGGAGTAGACAGAGCAGAGATATATAGTTTGGCATTCTCCTCAACTGCACAATGGCTGGCAGTTTCAAGTGACAAGGGCACTGTACATGTCTTCAGCTTGAAAACACATTCACAAAATGAAGGGACTGATAATTTAGACAACAATTCCAATCCCAAACTTGCCGTTACCTCGCCGGGCTCGCCTTTATCTTTCATTAAAG GGGTATTGCCCAAGTACTTCAACTCAGAGTGGTCAGTGGCTCAATATCGATTGATTGAGGGATCCCAGTACATTGTTGCATTTGGTCACCAGAAGAATACGGTTGTTATTCTTGGCTTGGATGGAAG TTTCTACCGCTGCAAGTTTGATCCAGCAACTAGTGGAGAGATGACTCAATTGGAATATCATAACTTTTTGAAGCCCGAAGAAGCTTTCTGA